The Thermodesulfobacterium sp. TA1 sequence GAATAAGACGAATAGAGGCTGTAGCTGGGATGAAAGCCTATCAATGGGTTAAAAACCAAGAAAAACGGATTACCACCCTTGCCGATCTTCTTAAAACCTCTCCTAAAGAATTAGAAAAAAAGATAGAAGGTCTTTTAAAACTTATTGACGAACAAGAAAAAGAGCTTAGACGTCTTAAGAGTTTCGACTTAAAGCAAGACTTGGAAAAGAAACTTTCTGAGGTAGAAGAGGTAGGCGGGATTAAAATTTTGGTAACCTCATTTAAGACTGAAAAGATGGAAGACCTAAGAGAAATAGGTGATTGGTTTAAGAACAAATTAGGTTCTTGTGTAGTTTTGTTGATAGGAGAAAAGGAAAAAGGGGCTTTAGCCCTTTGTATGGTTACCAAGGACTTGGGAGAAAAATATCCAGCTTCTAAAATTTTTAAGGTTTTACAACCTTTTGGGCTTAAAGGAGGTGGAAAAGAACTTCTTGCACAGGGAAGTTTTAATGAAATTCCTGATATAAACCAGATTAAAGCAGAGATAAAAAAAGAGGTTTTAAAGTAGAGATGGGGTTTTATACCTTAGAATGGATAAAAGGGGTGTTTCAAAAATTTGTGGAGAGTGAAGGCAGTTTTTTTCTCGAAGAAAAGGAAGTAGGGTTTGGACCTCAACACTTCTTCTTAGCTTTAGTTCATATCTATCGAAAACAGGACCTCCCTGAAATCTTTAAAAACTTAGGGGTCAGTTTGGAAGAATTAGAAAACCTTTTTAATCATCAAGAATTTGATTTCATGTACTTGGTAGACCTTTTACGCAAAGAATTTTCCTTTTGGTTTCGTGAAGTCTTACTTCATAGGGACTTTAAAGAAGAAAACCTTTTGAGGATAGCTTGGGAGTTTTTACTTTTAGAGGAACAACTTAGGAAACAAGTGCAGATACCCCTTCTTGATAGATTGAAAAAACTTGTTCTTGAGGCTGAAGAAATTTTAGAAAAAGGCTCCTCTTTAGAGGGTTTTAACCAAAAACAATTTTTACGTTTACTTAAGTTTTTTGATGCTGTAGAAACCTTAGAAAGGTCTTTGACCGAAAGATTGGTTAATCGAGCTAAAGAGGTAGAACAAAAATTAAACCTTGGGTTTCAAGGTTTAACCTTTTCACTCTCTGACGAAGAAAAAAAAGCTTATCACCAAAAACTTATACAAGGGCTTATAGAAATAGGAGGCAAGTCTAATGGACCTTTACCAAAAAGTAAGGTTAATCGTTAAAAAACTTAAAGAGGCCTATCCAGAGGCTAAGATAGCCCTTAAATTTGAAAACCCTTTACAACTTTTGGTAGCTACCATTCTTTCTGCACAATGTACTGATGAAAGGGTAAACGAAGTGACAGAAAAGCTATTTAAAAAATATCGAACAGCCGAAGACTTTGCTAATGCTTCATTAGAGGAGTTAGCCGAAGACATTAAAAGCACAGGATTTTATCAGCAAAAGGCAAAGTATATAAAAGAGGCTTGCCGGATTATAGTAGAAAAACACAACGGTGAAGTTCCTAAAACCATGGAGGAGCTTTTAGAATTCCCAGGTGTTGCTAGAAAAACGGCTAACATCGTGCTGGCTAATGCTTATGGAATAGTAGAAGGTATCCCGGTTGATACCCACGTAAGAAGGCTTTCACAAAGACTTGGTTTAGTGAAGTCTAATCAGCCAGAAAAAATAGAAAAAGAATTGATGGAAATAGTGCCTAAGGAAGAATGGTTTATTTTTCCTCATTTGTTGCAGGCCCATGGAAGAAAGGTATGTTTAGCCAGAAAACCTAAATGTGAGAAATGTGTTATCAAGGAGCTTTGTGATGCTTATACATCCGCAAATTGATCCGGTTATTTTTAAAATAGGTCCTTTTGAGGCACGTTGGTATGGGTTGATGTATGTAATCAGTTTTTTTTGTGTATTAATGTTAACCAGGTATCAACTAAAAGAAAGAGCCCTTACCAATCTTTATCCTTTTTTAGAAAACCTCCTTTTTTACAGTTTTTTAGGACTGATAATAGGTGCCAGGTTAGGTTTTTGTTTTTTTTACTATCCTGATTATTTTTTAACCCATCCTTGGGAGATTATCGCGGTGTGGAAAGGAGGCATGTCCTTTCACGGAGGTTTAATAGGAGGGTTGTTAACCGGATATGTGTATGTTAAAAGCAAAGGGCAATCCTTTTTGTGGTGGGCTGATTTAATAGCTGTTTGCGCTCCTATCGGACTTTTTTTTGGAAGGATAGGAAATTTTATCAACGGAGAGATTTACGGAAAGCCCACCTCTTTACCTTGGGGTATGGTTTTTCCTGAAGGCGGTCCTGTTCCAAGGCATCCGGTACAGGTTTATGAGGGGTTGGTAACCGGACTGTTATTATTCCTTTTCCTCTGGAGTTTGAGAAAAAGAGATTGGGCTCCAGGAACAAAATTTGCCATTTTTATGATAAGTTATGGGATATTAAGGTTTTTGTTTGAGTTTTTAAGAGAGCCTGCTCAAAGCTTTGACCTTATTTTCGGTTGGATGACGATGGGACAGGTTCTTTGCTTGGGGATGATAGCCGCAGGAGGTCTATTACTTTATTTAGTTAAGAGACAGGGGTTTCAAAAGGTTTTCTAATTCCTTAGCTAAAGCTTTAACCTCCTTAAAGTTTGTCTCAAAAAGGGTTTGTGCTTGGTCAGAATTAAGGACCTTGATTAGCTTTTGGCACTGTTTATAAAAGAGATTCCTAAACCTTTTCCCGTAAGGGTTATCCAGTTGAATCTTTCCATAAAGCTTTTCGTCTTGATAGGCTAACCTCTGTAAAATTTCAAGCTGTTTTAAAAAACTGGGGGTGGCCAGAGATACTATTTCTTCAAGAGTAAAACCTGACTGCTTGATTAGGTTTCCTAAAAGAATTAACCAAAAATGGTTTAACACCTGTACCAAACCCATAATCTGGTCATGCTTCTTAGGGGGTATTTTTACTAATTTTAATCCTTCTTCACACATAACTTGGCTAAACCATTTTAACAAGTTTTTTCCTCTTATCGGAAAATAGGCGATGGTTTTGCCTTTTAACGAGGGTTCATAGGGACCAAAAAGCGGATGGGTAGCCAACACCTCAGGTTTTTTAAGTAAGCTCCTCATTACTTTATACGGCTCCAATTTTAGCGAACACACATCCAAAACCCAATGTTTTTCAGTAGTTAAGTTTGCTATTTCTTCTACTACTTGGGGAAAAACAGACATCGGCACAGAGAGGATGATAACCTTAGTTTCTTTTAAGAGGCTACGGTTATCAAGTTTGGTGTTTTTATCTGAAATAAGGACCTCATAACCCTTTTTTTGAAAAAACCTGGTAAAGAACTCACCCATTTTCCCCTTTCCACCGATGATACCTATCTTAAAGTTGTCATCCATTTTAAAACTCCTTCTTTAAATTTAAGCTATTTCAGAAAGTTTTAACCTTTCTTCCCACCTTCTGATCAATTCCTCTTTAAGGATGGGATGTTGTATAAGCTCAGGGTCTTTTTCTATTAAAGAAAAGGCGTCTTCTCTTGCCCATAAAAGGATCTGATAATCTTTTATCAGATCAGCCTTTTTGAATTCAAGATATCCAGACTGTTTGGTTCCTAAAAAGTCTCCAGGTCCTCTAAGTTTTAGGTCTTCTTCTGCTATTTTAAACCCGTCGTTGGTTTGACAGAGTATCTGTAAACGCCTGAAAGCTTCACTTTCCATAGAAATTTTATAAGCTATCAAAAAGCAATAGGACTGGTCTTCCCCTCTTCCCACCCTTCCTCTTAGTTGATGAAGTTGAGATAATCCAAACCTTTCAGCATGTTCTATCACCATCACCGTAGCGTTAGGTACATCTACCCCCACTTCTACCACGGTGGTAGAAATCAAAACATCGATTTCCTTCCTTTTAAACTGATGCATAACCCTTTCTTTTTCTAAGGAGCTCATTTTTCCGTGTAGAATACCTACCTTAAAATCTGGAAAAACTTTGCTCTGTAGTTCTTCCCCATAGGTAGTAACCGCTTTAAGGTCAAGCTTTTCTGATTCTTCTATCAGAGGAAGGATAACATAGGCCTGGTGTCCTTTCCTTAATTCTTCTTTAACGGCTTCATAGGCTTTGTGTTTGTTGTACTCTAAAAACAGTTTGGTTATGATGGGCTTTCTTCCTTTAGGCATCTCATCTATTATAGAAAGGTCTAAATCCCCGTAAATGGTAAGTCCTAAGGTCCGGGGAATGGGGGTAGCGGTCATCACTAAAGTATCAGGGGTTACTCCTTTTGCCTTTTCACGTAAAGCCGCCCTTTGTAATACCCCAAACCGGTGTTGTTCGTCTATGATAACCAGTCCTAATTTCTTAAACTCAACCTTTTCTTGGAAAAGGGCATGGGTTCCTATCACAAAATCTATAAAACCTGTAGTTAATCCGTGATAAATCTCTCTTTTTTTGGCAGGGGTAATACCTCCCGAAAGTAGGGCTACGTTTACCCCCATAAGTTGAGCATAACGTCTAAAGTTATGATAGTGTTGTTCAGCTAATATTTCTGTAGGGGCCATCATCGCTACTTGATATCCGTTTTCTATGGCTATAAGGGCTGCTATAAAGGCTATGACCGTTTTTCCGCATCCCACATCCCCTTGTAAAAGTCGGTTCATCGGCAGACCGCTTGCCATGTCCCTTCTAATTTCTTCTAAAACCCTCTTTTGGGCAGAGGTAAGCTCAAAAGGAAGTTTAGCTAAAAAGGACCTTACCTTTTCTCCGTCGGTTTTAAAAGAAATACCTTTTTCTTTTTTAACCTTGCCTTTTTTAAAGGCAAGAGCCAGCTCTAAGAAAAAGAACTCGTCATAAGCAAGGCTTTTGTGATAAATACTTTCTTCTTTTTTAAGTAGAGAAAGGTTTTCTTCGTTCTCAGGAAAGTGCAGGTTTTTAATGGCTACATTAAGCGGTAAAAGTTTTCTTTTTTTAAAAAAACTTCTTGGGATAAAATTTTCTAAAAGATCTGCATACTCTTCTACTGCATTTTTTATGATTTTTCTAATCTGTCTTTCGCTAAGTCCTTCTACTGAGGAATAAATCGGAACTATTTTTCCTAATTCTAACTCAAGTTTTTCTTCTTCTCCCTCTGGAATGATTTCAGGATGAACCATTTCGATAGTTCTACCAAACCTTGTGACTTCTCCTACTGCGTAAAAATTTTTACCAGGACGTAAAAGGTTTTTTAAATAAAATTCGTTAAAATTAAACCAACGCAAGGTGATAAAACCTGTGCCGTCAGTGAGGGAAGCTTCAAATACTTTTCTTTTTGAAGTATAGGCAATTCCACTTTTAATTACTTCTCCAAAAATTACGGCTTTTTGTCCTTCCTTTAAGTCTGAGATAGGGATTAATCGCCTACGGTCTTCGTAATCTCTTGGCAAGAAAAACAACAAGTCCTCTATCGTGTGAATTTCTTTTTTAGCCAGCTTTTTAGCTACTTTAGGACCTACACCTTTTAAGAACTGCACCGATTTTTTTAACTCTTCTTTAGCCTTTCTGTATTCCTCTAAAGAAAGTTTGGGCTCTTGATAAACCTCTAAGGAAATTTCCTTTAAAGGTTCTTCGTTTTTAGAAGGTTCTTTTCTCGAAAAACCTAAGGAGATAGCAACCTCAAGCAGAACTTTTATTCTTTCTTTTTTCTCTTCTAAAGAAGCCTCGTCTAATCCTTTACAAAGACTTAAAAGTCTATCTTTATGTCCCTCAAACTCTTGGGGAATCCTTTCTATTAAGGCTAAAAGTGTTTTACCTAAATCTTTTATTTTATGTAGATTTTGAAATTGGTTTTTAGAGGCAAATTCTAAGGGTTTTACAAAATTTAGCAACCAATCTTCTTTTGTGAGTGTTTTATCTTCTCTCATAAGGCTTTAAAAGGGCTAAACACTAAATCTTTAAAAGTTTCTTCAAAAAGTTTTTGCAATCTAAAGGCATGTTTTAAGTTTCCATGTTTTAAAGCACCTTGATAAAAGATGTTAAACTTTTTTTTGGCTTCTGCCAAGAGGATAAGTTTTTGTTCTAAACTTAAATCTTTTGATTGATTTTTAAAGAGTTTTATTAAAGCTAAAGTTCTGTAATAATCAAGCCCCTTGGTTGCAGAAAGCTGGTCGTCCCTTCCTCCGCTTTTGATTACTAAAGGTTTAGGGATCAATCCTACAGGGTATTTTACCGCTACCCTTAACCAAAACTCATAGTCTTCGCATACCCAAAAATCCTCATCAAAAAGCCCTATCTCTTCAAAAAGTTCTTTTTTTATCAAAACCGTAGAAATGGAAACCACACATAACTTAACCGCTCTTTCGAAAAACCACCCTTCAGCTTTTTTATGGATTTTTTTAGGATTAATCCTTTTCTCCCCTTTATACCAGATTTCTTCAGTCTGAACTATTTTATAATTGGGATTTTTTTCAAAAAAGGCTAATTGTTCTTCAAGTTTGGTAGGGACAAAAAGGTCGTCACTGTCTAAAAAAGCGATGTAGCTACCTTTAGCATGGAAAAGTCCTCGGTTTCTTGCATGGGCTACTCCTTTTCTGGGTTTTCTTACATAAACCACAGGATACTGAGTAATAAGTTTAGGTGTTAAGTCTGTTGATCCATCGTCAACTACGATGATTTCTAAGTTTTTAAAGGTCTGGTTTAGTACACTTTCTACTGCTTTAAACAGAATGTAAGCCCGATTATAAGTAGGAATGATTACGCTTATTAAGGGGTGTTTCATCGGGTTAAATTATACCCTTATTTTAGGAGATTGACAAAGTTGTGGTATATTAAACTTGAGATGAAAAGGTTAAAGCAAGTTTTAGGTCAAACAAGCTTTAAGTCTGTGTTGATTTTATGGGTGGTGTTGGTTTTGGCTATTGCTACCCTCTTTTTAAGTGCTGTTTTTTCTTATAAAAATTCAAAGGTTTTAGCTCAAAAAGCCCTTGAAGACCAGGCGATGATGATAGCTATTACCCTTCAAGGTGTTATGACCTACACTAACCTTGAGGAGATGAACTACAATGCCTTTTTAAACATCATTCTAAGTCAAAACTGGGAAAACCTTGAGTTTATCATGCTATATGATGAAGACGGAGACATTATCCTTCATTCTAATCCAGAATTGATAGGCTACAGGTTAGCTCCTGAAGAAATAAACTTTATCAAAAATTGTAAACTTCCCTATTATCGTTTTTATTTAGACCAAGAAGATGAAGCTTTAAACCAAAAAATATTTATCGCGGATTTTAACTTTTATACTCAGAAGTATAACCTTTATCTTAGGGTAGGGTTAAACATAGCTACTTTTTCTTTTATCATAAAAAGGGCACAATTTTTATTTTCTCTTAAGATGTTAGCCTGTTTAGGCCTTTTGATTGCAGGTTTCATAGGTACTAAGTTTCTTATTGGTTATGAACGCATGCAGCTTAAGATGAAAGAGTTAGAAAGCATCTCCACGATGGCAAAGATTTTATCGCACGAGATAAGGAACCCTTTAGGAAGTATTAAAGGTTTTTCTCAGTATTTAAGGGAAAAAATTCCAGACCCAAGTTTTAGTAGATATTTAGAGATTATTTTTAGAGAGGCTTTAAGGATAGAAAGGTTAACCGATGAGTTAATCCTTTATGTCAATCCAGTTAAAGTGGAACCTAAAAATTTTAACCTTAAAG is a genomic window containing:
- a CDS encoding glycosyltransferase — translated: MKHPLISVIIPTYNRAYILFKAVESVLNQTFKNLEIIVVDDGSTDLTPKLITQYPVVYVRKPRKGVAHARNRGLFHAKGSYIAFLDSDDLFVPTKLEEQLAFFEKNPNYKIVQTEEIWYKGEKRINPKKIHKKAEGWFFERAVKLCVVSISTVLIKKELFEEIGLFDEDFWVCEDYEFWLRVAVKYPVGLIPKPLVIKSGGRDDQLSATKGLDYYRTLALIKLFKNQSKDLSLEQKLILLAEAKKKFNIFYQGALKHGNLKHAFRLQKLFEETFKDLVFSPFKAL
- the nth gene encoding endonuclease III: MDLYQKVRLIVKKLKEAYPEAKIALKFENPLQLLVATILSAQCTDERVNEVTEKLFKKYRTAEDFANASLEELAEDIKSTGFYQQKAKYIKEACRIIVEKHNGEVPKTMEELLEFPGVARKTANIVLANAYGIVEGIPVDTHVRRLSQRLGLVKSNQPEKIEKELMEIVPKEEWFIFPHLLQAHGRKVCLARKPKCEKCVIKELCDAYTSAN
- the lgt gene encoding prolipoprotein diacylglyceryl transferase, with amino-acid sequence MLIHPQIDPVIFKIGPFEARWYGLMYVISFFCVLMLTRYQLKERALTNLYPFLENLLFYSFLGLIIGARLGFCFFYYPDYFLTHPWEIIAVWKGGMSFHGGLIGGLLTGYVYVKSKGQSFLWWADLIAVCAPIGLFFGRIGNFINGEIYGKPTSLPWGMVFPEGGPVPRHPVQVYEGLVTGLLLFLFLWSLRKRDWAPGTKFAIFMISYGILRFLFEFLREPAQSFDLIFGWMTMGQVLCLGMIAAGGLLLYLVKRQGFQKVF
- a CDS encoding prephenate dehydrogenase/arogenate dehydrogenase family protein — its product is MDDNFKIGIIGGKGKMGEFFTRFFQKKGYEVLISDKNTKLDNRSLLKETKVIILSVPMSVFPQVVEEIANLTTEKHWVLDVCSLKLEPYKVMRSLLKKPEVLATHPLFGPYEPSLKGKTIAYFPIRGKNLLKWFSQVMCEEGLKLVKIPPKKHDQIMGLVQVLNHFWLILLGNLIKQSGFTLEEIVSLATPSFLKQLEILQRLAYQDEKLYGKIQLDNPYGKRFRNLFYKQCQKLIKVLNSDQAQTLFETNFKEVKALAKELENLLKPLSLN
- the recG gene encoding ATP-dependent DNA helicase RecG, producing the protein MLNFVKPLEFASKNQFQNLHKIKDLGKTLLALIERIPQEFEGHKDRLLSLCKGLDEASLEEKKERIKVLLEVAISLGFSRKEPSKNEEPLKEISLEVYQEPKLSLEEYRKAKEELKKSVQFLKGVGPKVAKKLAKKEIHTIEDLLFFLPRDYEDRRRLIPISDLKEGQKAVIFGEVIKSGIAYTSKRKVFEASLTDGTGFITLRWFNFNEFYLKNLLRPGKNFYAVGEVTRFGRTIEMVHPEIIPEGEEEKLELELGKIVPIYSSVEGLSERQIRKIIKNAVEEYADLLENFIPRSFFKKRKLLPLNVAIKNLHFPENEENLSLLKKEESIYHKSLAYDEFFFLELALAFKKGKVKKEKGISFKTDGEKVRSFLAKLPFELTSAQKRVLEEIRRDMASGLPMNRLLQGDVGCGKTVIAFIAALIAIENGYQVAMMAPTEILAEQHYHNFRRYAQLMGVNVALLSGGITPAKKREIYHGLTTGFIDFVIGTHALFQEKVEFKKLGLVIIDEQHRFGVLQRAALREKAKGVTPDTLVMTATPIPRTLGLTIYGDLDLSIIDEMPKGRKPIITKLFLEYNKHKAYEAVKEELRKGHQAYVILPLIEESEKLDLKAVTTYGEELQSKVFPDFKVGILHGKMSSLEKERVMHQFKRKEIDVLISTTVVEVGVDVPNATVMVIEHAERFGLSQLHQLRGRVGRGEDQSYCFLIAYKISMESEAFRRLQILCQTNDGFKIAEEDLKLRGPGDFLGTKQSGYLEFKKADLIKDYQILLWAREDAFSLIEKDPELIQHPILKEELIRRWEERLKLSEIA
- a CDS encoding nitrogen regulation protein NR(II) gives rise to the protein MWYIKLEMKRLKQVLGQTSFKSVLILWVVLVLAIATLFLSAVFSYKNSKVLAQKALEDQAMMIAITLQGVMTYTNLEEMNYNAFLNIILSQNWENLEFIMLYDEDGDIILHSNPELIGYRLAPEEINFIKNCKLPYYRFYLDQEDEALNQKIFIADFNFYTQKYNLYLRVGLNIATFSFIIKRAQFLFSLKMLACLGLLIAGFIGTKFLIGYERMQLKMKELESISTMAKILSHEIRNPLGSIKGFSQYLREKIPDPSFSRYLEIIFREALRIERLTDELILYVNPVKVEPKNFNLKELIEEVWFSFKDKYPQVELKFFTQGENFEVVTDPDKIKEIVVNLIQNALDAVLETNQEKKEVKIEVEDYGESLRVRVVDNGPGMDEDTLKKAFDPFFTTKPKGSGLGLAIVEKLCEAMKIKINLQTQKGEGTSIWLEIPRFLS